In Candidatus Hydrogenedentota bacterium, a genomic segment contains:
- the rbsK gene encoding ribokinase, whose translation MRRLPVKKILVAGSANMDLVVRTERLPKAGETLMGSDFMTAFGGKGANQAVAAARLGGAVHFVGCLGNDVFGKLHHAGLKEEHIQLEGLKIDHDTPTGTAMIMLTRSGENTIVVAPGANDQLTPEDIYAQRALFEDADAVISQLEIPLETVEAVLRLARDCEVLSILDTGPARPLPPEIIALPDIISPNETETETLTDIAVDDLARAEEAAEALRSMGAKEVVIKLGKLGCLYLGEERYHQPAFEIEAVDTTGAGDAFTAALALAWNTRSMPEALRFANGAGALAAMVAGAQPSMPRLDTLTQFLEKNNEPG comes from the coding sequence ATGAGGAGGCTACCCGTGAAAAAAATACTCGTGGCAGGCAGTGCCAACATGGATCTTGTGGTGCGCACGGAACGGCTGCCCAAAGCGGGTGAGACGCTCATGGGCAGCGATTTCATGACCGCTTTCGGCGGCAAAGGCGCAAACCAAGCTGTTGCCGCCGCGCGGCTCGGCGGCGCTGTTCATTTTGTGGGCTGCCTTGGCAACGATGTTTTTGGAAAGCTCCACCATGCCGGGCTCAAAGAAGAGCATATTCAGCTTGAGGGCTTGAAAATTGATCACGACACGCCTACAGGCACAGCCATGATTATGCTCACCCGTTCCGGCGAAAACACCATTGTCGTTGCTCCCGGCGCTAATGATCAACTCACGCCCGAGGACATCTACGCGCAGCGTGCCCTCTTTGAAGATGCCGACGCTGTCATCAGCCAATTGGAAATCCCTTTAGAAACAGTGGAAGCGGTGTTGCGCCTTGCACGCGACTGTGAAGTTCTCTCTATTTTGGACACGGGACCTGCACGTCCGCTGCCCCCTGAAATTATCGCCCTGCCGGACATCATCTCCCCCAATGAAACAGAAACCGAAACATTAACCGACATTGCTGTGGATGATCTCGCCCGTGCAGAGGAAGCCGCGGAAGCACTGCGTTCCATGGGCGCGAAAGAAGTGGTGATCAAACTGGGCAAACTGGGCTGCCTCTATTTAGGGGAAGAACGCTATCACCAGCCCGCTTTTGAAATTGAGGCGGTGGATACGACGGGTGCCGGAGATGCCTTCACCGCCGCCCTTGCCTTGGCATGGAATACACGGTCTATGCCGGAAGCGCTCCGCTTTGCCAACGGCGCCGGCGCTTTGGCAGCCATGGTAGCAGGCGCGCAGCCTTCCATGCCCCGCCTTGACACGCTTACGCAATTTTTGGAGAAAAACAACGAACCCGGCTAA
- a CDS encoding agmatine deiminase family protein, which translates to MPAEWETHRATHLAFPANKNDWPGKFAPVRWAFVEFIRLLSRSERILLAVNNDRVDKDARRMCIDAGVDLQGLEFVETELDRGWMRDISPFWVLDRDGAVQAQNFLFNGWAKYDNHLLDQQWPRTITKRLGVPGQEARYKDRHVVLEGGAVDTNGDGALLTTEECLLDERCQTRNPGFTRQDYEAAFKAHLGIEKVLWLGKGIAGDDTHGHIDDICRFVNPTTVVLCQEDNAKDENYHALKENAERLQNVRLPHGQSLEVIPLPMPAPLYFKDLRLPASYANFYIANNCVLVPTFNDEADRKALGILNELFPDRHVIGIHAVDLLWGFGTLHCLSHEEPAPTTVIP; encoded by the coding sequence ATGCCTGCAGAATGGGAAACGCACCGCGCCACCCATCTCGCCTTTCCCGCCAACAAAAACGACTGGCCCGGCAAATTTGCGCCGGTTCGGTGGGCCTTTGTCGAGTTTATCCGACTTTTAAGCCGCAGTGAAAGGATTCTTCTTGCTGTAAACAACGATCGCGTAGATAAAGATGCACGGCGCATGTGTATCGATGCCGGTGTAGATTTGCAAGGCTTGGAGTTCGTGGAGACCGAACTGGATCGCGGATGGATGCGTGATATCTCGCCCTTCTGGGTCTTGGATCGCGACGGCGCCGTGCAAGCGCAAAACTTTCTATTCAACGGCTGGGCGAAATACGATAATCATCTGTTGGATCAACAATGGCCACGGACCATTACAAAAAGATTGGGCGTGCCCGGTCAAGAAGCGCGTTATAAGGATCGCCATGTGGTCCTGGAAGGCGGAGCCGTCGATACAAATGGCGACGGCGCCCTCTTAACCACGGAAGAATGCTTGTTGGATGAGCGCTGCCAGACGCGCAACCCCGGCTTTACCCGCCAAGATTACGAAGCCGCTTTTAAAGCACATCTCGGTATTGAAAAGGTCTTGTGGTTGGGTAAAGGGATTGCGGGCGACGATACCCATGGTCACATTGACGACATTTGCCGTTTCGTTAATCCGACAACCGTCGTCCTGTGCCAAGAAGACAACGCGAAGGACGAGAACTATCACGCGTTAAAAGAAAATGCGGAGCGACTCCAAAATGTCCGGCTTCCCCACGGGCAATCCTTGGAAGTGATCCCTCTACCCATGCCTGCGCCGCTCTATTTTAAAGATTTGCGTCTGCCCGCCAGTTATGCTAATTTTTATATCGCCAACAACTGTGTACTCGTGCCCACCTTCAATGATGAAGCAGACCGCAAGGCCTTGGGCATTTTAAATGAGCTATTTCCCGATAGACACGTGATCGGTATTCATGCCGTTGATTTACTGTGGGGTTTCGGAACACTCCACTGCCTGTCTCATGAAGAACCGGCTCCCACGACCGTTATCCCCTAA
- a CDS encoding DUF2961 domain-containing protein — MESHTSRFARLLLLSLLGTGVLFSLEAYANPLENLFQVREGRAMRSSSSDPDWENGNGDSRPIAVGESLTIAALKGPGIINHIWNTVFAEDKGYSKLLVLRMYWDDEETPSVEVPLGDFFAMGHGLDYPLQSLPVTVTCYGHARNCYWPMPFRKSAKITVTNEGSSKVNALFYYVDWQQLDSLPENSAYFHAMYRQEFPAEASKNYLIAEIEGKGNYVGTVLSVRQRTPSWWGEGDDFWFIDGETEPSLRGTGTEDYFCDAWGFREMSTPYYGAPLVEGGGSYSRTSCYRWHIADPVVFQKSLRLEIEHKGETFDEAGVTDSWFAERGDDFSSVAYWYQVEPHKAFPALPDAQTRLYEDWSKMVLPAKNTEAIRVSSGAVSEQVRIEFARGHLVWNPAEKGESLALDIDLAEEAKQQLVLVFACAPNHGIFQVELDGAVLVPSLDLYNANITDKQLYISLPELEAGTYSLRFLNKGKAARSEGHAFGLEGYLLK, encoded by the coding sequence ATGGAATCCCATACAAGCCGCTTTGCCCGCCTTCTACTACTGTCATTGCTTGGCACAGGCGTTCTTTTCAGTTTAGAAGCTTATGCCAACCCTTTGGAAAATTTATTTCAAGTGCGGGAGGGACGGGCTATGCGATCATCGTCCAGTGATCCTGATTGGGAGAATGGAAACGGTGATTCACGGCCCATCGCCGTGGGGGAAAGCTTGACCATTGCCGCGCTGAAGGGCCCCGGCATAATTAATCATATTTGGAACACGGTCTTTGCGGAAGATAAAGGTTATTCCAAGTTGTTGGTACTGCGTATGTATTGGGACGACGAAGAAACACCTTCCGTCGAAGTGCCCTTAGGTGACTTTTTCGCCATGGGTCACGGCTTGGATTATCCGTTGCAATCGCTGCCCGTTACGGTGACTTGTTACGGTCATGCCCGCAACTGTTATTGGCCCATGCCCTTCCGGAAATCGGCCAAAATTACCGTGACCAATGAAGGCTCGAGCAAGGTGAATGCCCTATTTTATTATGTAGATTGGCAGCAGCTGGATTCACTTCCCGAAAACAGCGCTTATTTCCATGCCATGTACCGGCAGGAATTTCCTGCCGAGGCAAGCAAAAATTATCTTATCGCTGAGATTGAAGGGAAAGGGAATTATGTGGGGACAGTGCTTAGTGTGCGTCAACGCACCCCTAGCTGGTGGGGCGAGGGCGATGATTTTTGGTTTATTGACGGTGAAACAGAACCGAGCCTGCGCGGTACGGGCACGGAAGATTACTTTTGTGATGCCTGGGGTTTTAGAGAAATGTCTACTCCCTATTATGGCGCGCCCTTGGTGGAGGGGGGAGGATCCTACAGTCGGACGTCTTGTTATCGGTGGCATATTGCTGACCCCGTCGTATTCCAAAAATCATTGCGCCTCGAAATCGAACACAAAGGGGAGACCTTTGATGAAGCGGGTGTGACCGATTCTTGGTTTGCCGAGCGGGGAGATGATTTCTCATCCGTAGCCTATTGGTATCAAGTAGAACCGCACAAAGCCTTTCCGGCGCTGCCGGACGCGCAAACCCGCCTTTATGAGGATTGGTCGAAAATGGTTTTACCCGCCAAGAATACGGAGGCGATTCGCGTTTCTTCGGGCGCGGTCAGCGAACAAGTGCGTATCGAATTCGCGCGAGGTCATCTCGTGTGGAATCCCGCAGAAAAGGGCGAATCCCTCGCATTAGATATAGACCTGGCGGAGGAAGCCAAACAACAATTGGTACTGGTCTTTGCCTGTGCGCCGAATCACGGTATTTTCCAAGTTGAATTAGATGGCGCAGTCCTTGTTCCTTCCCTTGACTTGTATAACGCTAACATTACTGACAAACAATTGTACATATCTCTGCCGGAATTAGAGGCAGGAACCTACAGTCTTCGTTTTCTCAATAAAGGGAAAGCCGCACGGAGCGAAGGCCATGCTTTTGGTCTGGAAGGCTATCTCCTGAAATAA
- a CDS encoding DUF1926 domain-containing protein, with translation MESINLIFGCHAHQPVGNFDFVFERAYAECYLPFLDVLEEYPHVRVTMHFTGPLFDWFEEKTPEFLDRLGIFVQRDQIEIMGGAYYEPLLCAIPERDALRQITRMTQYCERRFNRRPRGMWLAERVWEPHIPRNLAKAGIEYTALDDSHFRYSGLRQEEMFGYYQTEDEGMPLKIFPIQERLRYLVPFHPVEETIQWLWEQADETGKRCAVLHDDYEKFGVWPGTHKSVYHEGWLNRFFAALTDNREWLKTRTYGEYLDENTALGRTYITCASYDEMMTWALPTVTQRELVRAREALQHIPHLNEACAKFMSGGFWRTFLSKYPESNNIQKRMLRVSTRLERLRQEYPNDPRLDDADMYLQRGQCNCAYWHGVFGGLYLNHLRTALYEQLIKAERIMDEIEAEHIRYPRVETVDFDGDGNLEAILENQGLALFFSLNDGGTLFEMDYKEKAFNITNVLTRREEVYHEQIQRGNAVIGLEAEGNTSIHDLVKAKEANLDRLLVYDPWRRVSFRDRFLPTQVTAEMLWSGTEKELGSFAQTAYTMEAESERLSLSAQGRVENGGDQGATILKSFTLAQGDAGFEADYSLRFATPLSEPMLFGVELVFNFLTGEAHDRYYHSNNGIIQERQLGSRGQIQKLTHIAARDEWQQIDLGFSFSEPATLFRFPVETVSQSEDGQERVHQGCVLIPCWTLDLGATHFNVKMSIDITNLSQ, from the coding sequence ATGGAATCAATCAACCTTATTTTTGGCTGTCATGCCCATCAGCCCGTCGGCAATTTTGACTTTGTCTTTGAACGTGCTTATGCGGAATGTTATCTGCCGTTTCTGGATGTACTGGAAGAATATCCCCATGTCCGCGTTACCATGCATTTTACGGGGCCCCTTTTCGACTGGTTCGAAGAGAAGACGCCGGAATTCCTAGACCGACTGGGAATCTTTGTGCAGCGGGATCAAATTGAAATTATGGGCGGGGCTTATTATGAACCGCTGCTCTGCGCCATCCCGGAACGAGACGCATTGCGTCAGATCACGCGCATGACACAGTATTGCGAACGCCGTTTCAATCGCCGACCCCGCGGCATGTGGCTGGCTGAACGGGTATGGGAACCCCATATACCCCGTAATTTGGCGAAAGCCGGCATTGAATATACGGCGCTCGACGATTCTCATTTCCGTTATTCAGGACTTCGTCAGGAAGAGATGTTTGGCTATTACCAGACCGAAGACGAAGGGATGCCGCTAAAAATATTCCCGATCCAAGAACGATTGCGCTACCTGGTGCCCTTTCATCCTGTGGAAGAAACTATCCAATGGCTGTGGGAACAAGCCGATGAAACAGGCAAGCGCTGCGCCGTTTTACATGATGACTATGAAAAGTTCGGCGTATGGCCGGGCACCCACAAGAGTGTCTATCATGAGGGTTGGCTCAATCGCTTCTTTGCAGCGTTGACCGACAATCGGGAATGGCTGAAAACACGCACCTATGGTGAGTACCTCGACGAAAATACGGCGCTCGGCCGCACCTATATCACCTGCGCCTCCTACGATGAAATGATGACATGGGCACTGCCCACCGTTACACAGCGTGAGCTGGTCCGTGCGCGGGAAGCGCTTCAACACATCCCCCATCTGAATGAGGCATGTGCAAAATTTATGAGCGGCGGTTTCTGGCGCACCTTCCTCTCTAAATATCCAGAATCCAACAACATCCAAAAAAGGATGCTGCGGGTCAGTACGCGGCTGGAACGGCTGCGCCAAGAATATCCCAACGATCCACGTCTAGACGACGCCGACATGTACCTGCAGCGCGGACAATGTAATTGCGCCTATTGGCATGGTGTTTTCGGCGGTCTCTATCTGAATCATCTGCGCACCGCCTTGTATGAGCAACTCATTAAAGCGGAGCGGATCATGGACGAAATCGAAGCAGAACATATCCGCTACCCCCGGGTGGAGACCGTTGATTTTGACGGAGACGGTAACCTTGAGGCGATACTGGAAAATCAAGGGCTGGCACTTTTCTTTAGCCTCAACGACGGCGGAACGCTCTTCGAAATGGATTACAAAGAAAAGGCGTTCAATATTACCAATGTCCTGACACGGCGGGAAGAGGTCTACCACGAACAGATTCAGCGGGGCAATGCTGTGATAGGCTTGGAGGCGGAAGGCAATACGAGCATCCATGATTTGGTCAAGGCGAAGGAGGCAAACCTAGACCGCCTCCTTGTCTATGATCCGTGGCGGCGCGTATCCTTTCGCGATCGCTTTCTCCCAACCCAAGTGACTGCGGAAATGCTGTGGAGCGGCACAGAAAAAGAGTTGGGCTCTTTCGCACAGACCGCCTACACGATGGAGGCTGAATCGGAAAGGCTGTCCTTGTCCGCCCAAGGCAGGGTTGAAAACGGAGGCGATCAAGGAGCAACGATTCTCAAAAGCTTCACTCTTGCCCAAGGAGACGCTGGTTTTGAGGCGGACTACAGCCTTCGTTTTGCAACACCCCTCTCAGAACCTATGCTATTTGGCGTTGAACTGGTCTTTAATTTCCTGACCGGCGAGGCTCACGATCGTTATTATCACTCAAATAATGGTATAATTCAGGAAAGGCAATTGGGATCTCGGGGACAAATCCAAAAATTAACCCATATTGCAGCCAGAGATGAATGGCAGCAAATTGACTTGGGCTTTAGCTTTTCCGAACCCGCCACACTCTTCCGTTTTCCCGTGGAGACTGTCAGTCAATCAGAAGACGGACAAGAACGGGTTCACCAAGGGTGTGTACTGATACCTTGTTGGACGCTTGATTTGGGCGCCACTCATTTCAACGTCAAAATGAGTATCGACATTACGAATTTAAGTCAATAA
- a CDS encoding HPr family phosphocarrier protein has product MYDCSDDVVVKNTLGIHARPAAALARRASEFQSEIYITFMGNRVNAKSIMGLLTLGAGRGSRLVASCTGPDAQEALAAVKEVFETGFGET; this is encoded by the coding sequence ATGTACGATTGTAGTGATGATGTCGTGGTAAAAAATACGCTTGGAATTCACGCACGACCGGCGGCAGCACTTGCACGGCGCGCCTCTGAATTTCAAAGTGAAATTTATATTACCTTCATGGGTAATCGAGTCAACGCCAAAAGTATCATGGGCTTGCTGACGCTGGGTGCCGGCCGTGGAAGCCGTCTGGTGGCGTCTTGCACGGGACCCGACGCTCAAGAGGCTTTGGCGGCAGTAAAAGAAGTATTTGAGACAGGTTTCGGTGAAACCTAA
- a CDS encoding lecithin retinol acyltransferase family protein, which translates to MAKGDHIRVKRMGALYYHHGIDMGDGTIIHFSGELFDDENAEVIRTPEEEFLEGNEKRIVSYEDRDDLLPIKETLKRAKANLGNKGYDLFFNNCEHFATYCKTGKKESRQVRKAATTAVTTALVAMVAVGLFIAGQRDA; encoded by the coding sequence ATGGCTAAAGGCGATCATATCCGCGTCAAACGTATGGGCGCGCTTTACTATCATCATGGAATTGATATGGGTGACGGTACGATCATCCATTTTTCAGGCGAACTTTTCGATGATGAAAATGCCGAGGTCATACGTACCCCTGAAGAGGAATTTCTCGAAGGCAACGAAAAACGCATCGTAAGCTATGAAGACAGAGATGATCTTTTACCGATCAAAGAAACGCTGAAGCGGGCGAAGGCTAATCTCGGCAATAAGGGCTACGACCTTTTCTTCAATAATTGTGAACATTTTGCTACTTACTGCAAAACGGGCAAAAAAGAAAGCCGACAAGTGCGCAAAGCCGCTACCACCGCAGTCACGACCGCCTTGGTTGCCATGGTCGCTGTAGGCTTGTTCATAGCCGGTCAGCGCGACGCTTAA
- a CDS encoding carbon-nitrogen hydrolase → MKQQSLPMTYNLALVQMAMDTDVQSNIDRALAWCEKAAAQGGHVICLPELFASRYFCQKECVERFQLAQSVDDPMFARFAAFCKAHGVVVVVPFFERRAAGLYHNSVIVFDGDGSRCGLYRKMHIPDDPAYYEKFYFTPGDLGFLAFDTCFGSIGPLICWDQWYPEAARITALQGANTLLYPTAIGWHPYEKEEYGKTQYESWQNVQRGHAIANGVYVGAANRVGHEAEEGQSGIQFWGGSFICDPQGNILAQASDHEEEVILATVDLALLESIRQNWPFLRDRRIDAYAAITQRYLDQGK, encoded by the coding sequence ATGAAACAACAATCCCTTCCAATGACCTATAACCTGGCACTCGTTCAAATGGCCATGGATACGGATGTACAAAGCAATATTGACCGTGCCTTGGCTTGGTGCGAAAAAGCAGCAGCCCAAGGCGGACATGTGATCTGTTTGCCGGAACTCTTCGCCTCACGCTACTTTTGTCAGAAAGAGTGCGTGGAACGCTTCCAACTGGCGCAGTCTGTGGACGATCCCATGTTCGCGCGCTTCGCGGCTTTTTGCAAAGCCCATGGCGTGGTCGTGGTCGTTCCCTTTTTTGAGCGGCGCGCAGCAGGACTCTATCACAACAGCGTTATCGTCTTTGACGGCGACGGTTCGCGTTGCGGGCTATACCGAAAAATGCACATCCCCGACGACCCTGCCTATTATGAAAAGTTTTATTTCACGCCCGGCGATTTGGGCTTTTTGGCATTCGATACCTGCTTTGGCAGTATCGGCCCCCTAATTTGCTGGGATCAGTGGTATCCCGAAGCGGCGCGTATCACCGCACTTCAAGGCGCTAATACGCTGCTCTACCCCACCGCTATCGGCTGGCATCCCTATGAAAAAGAGGAATACGGCAAGACCCAATACGAATCGTGGCAAAATGTACAGCGCGGCCATGCCATCGCCAATGGGGTCTATGTGGGCGCGGCCAACCGCGTCGGCCATGAAGCCGAAGAAGGACAATCGGGCATCCAGTTTTGGGGCGGCTCCTTTATCTGCGACCCTCAAGGAAATATTTTAGCCCAAGCAAGCGATCATGAAGAAGAAGTCATACTTGCCACGGTGGATCTTGCCTTACTCGAATCGATTCGCCAAAACTGGCCCTTCTTACGGGATCGTAGAATCGATGCCTACGCCGCTATTACGCAACGCTATCTGGATCAGGGAAAGTAA